Within Quercus lobata isolate SW786 chromosome 5, ValleyOak3.0 Primary Assembly, whole genome shotgun sequence, the genomic segment tcacgtacttgggagtcgtgcatcgaaagaggaactgtcactatagaacaagtccaattgggtattggggtaagggttcaactgtagattggtaaGGCACttgaattcctttacttgtaattgcttgttgtgataatagtggagtttcgggaatggtgacctgaaaatcacccggtggggtttttgccgttaggttttccccattcataaacaaatcaccgtgttatttattttccgctgcatatttagtttattggtgatttgtttgtgctaccacgcgtttgtatgataaattgattaattaataacttggctaattaattaattaatttctatcacaagagGTCATTTAGTTTGTAgcctatcatatatatatatatatgactcaTTTGAAATATATATCTATAGTCAACTTAAATTATGAAGTAGTTTAGGCATAATGATGATCATACTAACAAATTAAGcttgaaaaagaaatttgaacCAAGAACGaataaatcaaattagaacTTAAATCtacattatattttctatgttaATCAAGTATTtagtttaataaattaattttttatacattaattttttgaatcaattttatcttatatattttatcttaatcTTGCCCCCGAACCAAAATCCCGATTCTACCACTATCTTAACATGTAAGTTAATATTCGATATAACTCAAGGGTACCTCTTACATCAACAATCattaattgatatgaaaattgaatttattaGCAATTATTTTGGTAACCAGCATGCATAATACGAAAAGCTTTATCCATTAACATCATCGTGCCCATGCACCAGTAGACCACCACAGAGAGTTTTGTATATAATTCTATTTAACTGCTTAAGTATGACGTTTCtttaccatgtataattttttccataattcCTTAGTATGAATAGATTACAAATGTCAGTACTCATACAATTTTGAGAgtactcaaaaatattttttcaatgcCAAGGACCTTGTATCTCAACTAGCATATCCTAGTATTTCCAACAAAGACGTCAAAGATTCAAACCCCTCTTACACATTGGGAAGCTGGCCTTCAACAGCTTCCCTAGCAACCATGAGAATGCTTAGCTGGAATTGTAGAGGGCTGGGCAATCTCTTTGCAGTTCTACAATGTCAAAAAATGGCCTAGAAGTTTAAGCCCTCTATTGTGTTTTTGATGGAGACTAAGCTGGACAGAGACAAAGGAGCTGGTGTTTTGAAGAAATGTGGTTTTTGGAAAGGATGGGAAGTTCCTCGGGTGGGATTTAGTGGAGGTTTGCTGCTTGGATGGCTACCAGATCAGAATCTCAACATCATGCACAGCTTAAAGCATCTTATTCACACAGACTTACTAGACCATAAAGGTACCCCTCTCtcaattacttttatttatggTTAGCTTGAACATTCTAAAAGGGAGGAAGTATGGCTTGAGCTCAAACAACTCAAACACATAGCAAGAACTAATTGGTTGTGTATAGGAGACTTTAATCAAATTCTATCTAAAGATGATAAATTTGCATTATTAGATAGGAAAATCATTGGGGATGATATCTTTCAACAAACTTTAAATGATTTGGGGCTGTGTGAACTTGAGGCCAAGGGCCAAAAATTCACCTAGATGAATAAAAGGGAGGATGAGGCTTCTGTAATGGAGAGATTAGACAGGGCTTTTGCTTTAGTGGGTTGGATTCACTCATACCCACAGTATGCCCTTCATAATCAACCTATTTTGAGATCTGATCATGGGGCTATTCTTTTAGATTTTGAAATATATCACCCCTTTAAGAGAAGACCCTTTAGATTTGAGAAAATGTGGACTACTCATGAGGGGTGTAAATCTGTAGTTCAGGAAGCTTGGAAGAACAAGGGTCTAGGCCTTTCAAATTATGGAACAAGATCCTCAATTTTAAGAAACTATTCATTGAATGGAATAGGAGGTGtttggaaaaattgaaaaggaaattaaagacaAATAATGAGAGATattgagaagaaaagagagcTCAAGGAAGATATTGAGAACTTAAtggctaaagaagaaattatgtGGGCTCAAAAAGTTAGGAGTGACTGGATTGTTAAGGGAGATAGGAACACTAAGTACTTCTAGACTATAGTTAAACAAAGAAGGGCCAGAAATAGGATTCTACATCTTAAATGTGAGAATGGAAATCTAACTGATAACATTGATGAGATTGGGAGAATCCTATTGGATCACTTTAGACATAGATTTACTGAAACAAATCCTAGCACTACCCAATCTATCCTTAAGGAATTAAGGTCCTTATCTATCCCCAAACTAAACCAAAATCAGCAATTGCAGCTAGATAGTCCATTCACTGATGCTGAAATTGAGTTGGCTGTATTCCAACTAGGTTCTCATAAATCCCCTGGCCTTGATGGAATTCTAGCTTTCTTTTATCAAGAATATTGGAATATTGTCAAAGAAGATATTCTTGGCTCTATTCATGCCTTTTTTCATTCAGGTACACTTCTGAAATCTCTCAACAAAACCTTCATCACCCTTGTTCCCAAAATTTCTGTTCCTGAGGAAGTCTCACACTTTAGACCGATAAGTCTTTGCAATGTCACTTATAAGTTCATATCCAAAATAATGGTTTCTAGACTTAAACCTCTTATGGATAAGCTGATTTCTCCtttccaaaatactttcatCCAAGGGAGGAATATCACTGATAATATTTTACTAGCCCATGAAATTATTGATtctatgaagaagaaaaagggcagaaaaaaaagggtagggAGCACTAAAGATAGACATATGTAAAGCCTATGATAGAGTAAGTTGGAATTTTCTTAAAGCTGTATTGATATCAATGAATTTTAGTGAGTCTTGGGTTCAATGGATTATGGAGTGTGTCTTCAGTAGAATACTCCCTCCTGCTCAATGGAAGCCCTACTCAATCCTTCACTCCAACCAGGGGAATTAGATAGGGGGGGTCCTATTTCTCCTTACTTATTCTTAATGTGTGCCAATATCCTATCTATTGCCCTCACACAAgcagaaaatcaaaagaaaataaagggaaTTAAGATTGGTAGGAATGGTATTTCTTTCGCTCACCTTTTCTATGCAGAtgatttcttattcttcttcttccaaaatAACAAGGATTCCCTAAGGCATCTGAAAAGCATAATTCTTTGGTATTGCTCCCTGTCAGGACAGTGTATTAATTTCATTAAGTTTGATGATCTCTTATGTTCTCCTAACATTCCTTCAGATGATCAAAAAGCTTTGGCTAAATCCTTACAGGTTAACTTTGTCAAAAATCCTAGTAAATACTTGggattaaatttcaaattgagaGATAGAAGGACAGATGATTTTCAGGACTTAGTTGATAGATTACAATCTAGACTTCAGGGTTGGAGCATCAATATCTCAGGCAAGGAGGGCAACCCTTATCAAATCTGTACTTCCATCTATGCCCCTTTATACTTTCGCCTGTTTCAGTGTGCTTGAATCTATATGTGATAAACTAGATGCTACAATTAGAAATTTCTAGTGGGGTCATGATTCTGGAACTAGGAAGCTGCATCTAGTGGGTTGGGACAAAATCTGCAAAGCAAAGGAAAAGGGTGGTTTGTGGTTCAAGAAATTCAGTACCTTAAATCAGGCTATGCTAGCCAAGCAGTATTGGAGGATTCAAAATAGACCTGAATCTCTGCTATTAAGAACCTATAGAGCTAAATACTTCCCTAGAAACTCTTTAAAGGATTACAAACCTAAACCTCAAAATTCATGGACTTGGAGAAGTATTACCAAATCAAAATGTGCAGATCTGCAGCAAGGTAGGTGGCTTGTGCGGTCAGGGTAGCAAATACCACTCACTTACCCTGACTGGTTTCAAACCTCAAATCAGAAATTAAGAGAGCATAATCTTCTTAATGGCACAGTGGCAGATCTTATTGACTCAAATTCAAGATCTTAGAAGTGTGATTTAATTCGGAAAATATATCCTTATCCTACCAGTGTAGAGATTCTAAAAACTTCTATCACAAAAACTGTGGGCAACTGGATAAGTTGGTGTGGAAACATTCAAGCTCAGGGGAGTATAGGGTCAATCGGGCTTGTTCTTTAATCCAACAAGACCAACCTGAGTCTGTCAATGAAGGGCTAAACAACTTTGGAACTTCTGAAGGTGTTTGGAAACTAATATGGAGGGTGAAACTGCCTATTAAGATTCTTACCTTCATTTGGAAAATTATGCATGACAGTGTGCCTATTTTTGCTACCCTCAACAGAAGACTCTTCTGAGAAGAGGAATTCTAACCTCTACTAGATGTCTGTTTTGTGATGCAGAGGAGGAGTCTAGCACTCATCTTAAGTGTGTGTTAGATTATATCATTTTCTAGAACCAACCAAGCGACCAACAACTACCTAGTATCTGGTTTATTCTAGCTTTCCCCCttctttgttctctcttcaGTATTtgtactcaaaaaaaaaaaaaaaagttatggtGTTTACACATGAAGAAGGTATTTGGTTTAGAGGTGAATTCTGATGATGTACATTTAAACTAATGAAAATACTTATCCACCAAATATACAAATCTCCAAGCCTTTATAAATGTTATGAATTGATAGCCTAAGCGCATAAGATCATACACCAGTAATTTAAGTCCACAACCCATAAATATAGCCCAATGCCTGTGGCAAAATTAGCACCTGGAGTTGTCTAAATTTGGGCCCACGAAATCCAACCCAAATACCCAGTTTTATAGCCCAATAAGTTGGCCAAGCTAGGCCCACCAAAAATCCAATAGTAGTCAGCCAAGGGCCCATTGTGGATCAAGCCACGTCCCACGTGTGAAGAAGTCATCAAAGGGGAAAAATTAGAAGGGGGTGGATTGGGGGGTGAAGAGTCATCCCGCATTTTCTTGGGTTCACTTAAGAAACTTTCCGATGAGTTTGGAACATTTGTGAGATTAATAGTTTCGTGAAGAGACACGGTATAAccacacaaaatttgacaaaatttttacaCTTGATTAATGCGGCAAATTATTAGTGgtggataaaaaagtaatgtcaatAGTTAgtctaaataaaaatcattaaattaagTTTGCCAACTCAactgttgtgaaattttttgtgtttgtagcATTGTTCATCCTGTGAACTTTTTGTTCGTTAGTTTGGTTAAAGAGAAATCTCTTTTAGGGTATTGTGAAAGGTGCAACCTCTGACCTTTGTATTTATAAGAAAGATTATTTGAGTGTATTGGGAATTGAACAAAGTTTGGTTTAAAACAtataattgaagaaaagaaaagtcaaTGTAGTTATGTATTTGAATATAATTGAATAATCTAATGTATTGTACTTAAGGAATTACACCAAAATTGTATTCAATAAATGTTACGTAAgagatatgaaaaatatttataaaaaatttaaatattcattaaacaaaaacaaaaacaaaataaaatgaattccttaaaattttttaggatTGGATGATGGGCGTCTTATCTCCATCTTGTCCCTAGGGGAATCCAAGCATGACAAGTTGGAGCAAGGTAGGGTAAAGGGTTATTGTCATCTCTAACTACTTTGTTATGGCTCTGACGAGAGAGAAATGTGGTTTAGggaatacaaaattattatggaaaattttgaaaaaaaaaaccatatagtGTTGTTAcacttgtaaaaaattgaaaattgcacACAAAAGACATTGTATAATTCACTCATATTGCTCACCATTTTATTTcatcatgagagagagagagagagagagaggaaaaattgACCAAAAGGCTAAAACTCATTTACTTCTCATAGATCAAAAGCATAAAGTGTCAATAATTTTGTATGCAATACTTGGACTTACTATAGTATTAGAAAATTAAGATTTGTATTCTATTCACATGCATGTcttgcatgttaagaacattaGATTTGTGAAAAACAGTGCACTAGGCCCGCTTGATTAAGTTAGGCCAAACACGCGTGGGCGGGTAAAGTTGTGTTAGCGCCTCTCAAAATGATAGTTCAACTAATGATACATTCTCCCCTAAATCAAGGGTTTTACATGGATTCATAaccgcttaaaaaaaaaaaaaagttacataaaaGTACCtctttttattgattgaaaTTTGTACATTGATTTGAATATAGCTAGAGTTTTACATGACCTATATCCTAGATataatcaaagaaaaactacatGGCTTTGGTTTTAGTtacaatttgaaaattgaaaagcaCATAGAAAAGTATTGATTTAAGTCTGAAGGCTAAGTTTCAAGGTGGGGAAGgggttaggcacccaccttaccTAGTGAAACTAGTTTTCTAGATTATGACAACCAGTTCTTACGTTACGTCATCTGAGCAAACAACATGTTATAGACATCCAAAAGCATGTtcttcaaaattgaaataagtGCCCGCTTTTGAATGGTGAAAGATCCTAATTTTATCATATGATCACATCATTCGGATTAGGAGTTAAGAACATGATGGTTGTGCATGATTGGTATAAACCATAATCTAAGCATGTGATCATATTATTTGAATAAGAAAATACAGTGATTATGTGTGTGCCATGTGATGAAGCTAGAAACATGTTTAGCATCAAAATTAATAGAATCCAAGGATCTAGCATAGCATATATGCATaatatatcataaaatatttaaaaaaatcatatttaaaaaaaagcatACATTGATCCTAATTTATAGCatattattgaagaaaaaaagttagaaaGTCATACCTGCATGCAAAGCACACCAAAGGAGGGGAAAGATTCCTCTTAGAGATTGTCGAGGAGTGGGGAAACAAGTTACAAAGCCACAAATCCAATACAAAAAGGATCAATGTTTGTTCTAAGGTGGCTAATTTAGGAGGATGAACCACaagcttcttttctttgttataTCCTCTAAAACCCTAAAAGATAATCAAGGTACTGCTATAGAAATTTGGAGGAGTGAGGTAACAAGTATCAAGTTGTGAACTTGAGACCTAGAGGACTAGTGGTTACCCTTCTAGTTATTCAAGACCAAGAGGAGTAAAGCACCAAAGTACATTTTCTTTGTTACATCCTTAAGAGCTCTAAGGGAGTAGGCTGCTTTGCAAGACCAAGAGGAGCAAAGCACCAAAGTACATTTCTTTGTTACTTCCTTAGAGCTCTAAGGGAGTAGGCTACTTTGGAATGATCATTCCACCCCTTTTTATAGTGGGGGGAAGAGTATTCTCGGGGAGGGAGGCATTTAATTAAGTGTTTACACATTGGTGCATTAATTTCTTAGGTGGTGGGAGTAGAGTGCAAGTAGAGGGTtgaaaatccaaattcttccaAAATTTAGCTAGTAGggtcaacttaaaaaaaatcatatctcaCATGTTTATTATCCAAATTGCTTCATTCTTatgttcaaattgaagtttCAGATGTCTACTTTACAATGAACTCCCTTTTAACATTAATTATCCTGAAATAacattatttcaaaattaatattccCAGATTATGATTAAATCAACcctttaaaaagagaaattttaccaaaaactaAAGGATCATTGATACTTTGACAAGCGAATTAATAAAGTGCATGCAATCCCACCACTATTTTTAGTCTTGACCAATAGGATCAAgaaatattattgattttaatttaaatccaCATGGGACCAAtcaaaatcaattgttcataatcacacgTGATCAAACTCAACAACATGGATGTATAttaaccattaaaacttgatttgataataTCTTTTAATCTGTTGGTCTAATTGAGGCTTGTGACATATTGTTTTTATCGTTATGACTTCAAGATTTATCTTATGTGAAGAAATTGGAAATAAAGTGGTCAAAATTACAGTTTTATCCCTTGATGCatgaaatttatattaattaacttttttggAATTACCTTTGTCtaatatattttatcttaattcTTGCCCCCCAAACCAAAATCTATTTAACCGCTACCTTAACATGTAAGTTAATATTTGATATAACTCAAATATACCTCTTACATCAACAATCATCAATTGATATGAAAActcaataaaaattgaatttagtaACAACTATTTTGTTTGCCATCGTGCGCAATATGTAAAGCTTTACCATTAAAATCACGGTAGTCATGCATAGGTAGACCACCACAcaggattttatttttcccattaatttctacataaaaatataattctttattttataagaataaaaaaaaaattatatttacccTTTTAAGTATGACGTTTCTTTACCATGTATAATTCTTTTTACCCATATTTCCTTAGTATGAATACAACACTAATGTCCGTACTCATACTATTTCAACATTACCTTTAGGAATGGTTTTTGCACATGGGTACTACTGAGTCCTCAACTTGGCTTGCCATTTTTCAAAatggaaataatatttttgtctactcttaataaaatattgtttagtTTATATTTAATAGTACAAATACTTATGATTTCAAACATCTTGGATCCAAGGTGTAATCTAGATTTAGTCATGCACAAATTGCACTGCCTTGCAAATGACACAATGATACTCAAAAGCCATCATAGGAAAccattttatttgataataattatTCAAATGACATTACAATAtggaagaaaaacaaacataattcAAACTTTATAGTGGTTCACCATCACTATTTCATAGATTTTTTAGAATTCTAGTTTGGTGCGAATGCTTTTTGAAGATATTCCACTACATTCTTGTCTAGTTGGAAGGCCTTGATGAGAACATCAGGATTAATGGGAGGAACAGATCCAAAGACCGCGTTTGCTATGGTGATCACCCCAGGATTTTGGCTGCTAAGACCAGCAAAGGCAAGAGCAGCAGTCTTCCCTATGTTGAATTGGAAGTGAATGAGACCAATTGGGAATACAAAGACATCTCCCTTGTTTAGAACTTTGGTGAAGAGTTTGTTTGGGTTGGATGTAACAAATCCAACTAAGAGAGTACCCTCAATGACTACCAAAAGCTCAGTGCCGCGAGGATGAGTGTGAGGTGGATTCAGGCCATATGGTGCAAAGTCAAGGCGAGCCAAAGATATGCCTAGAGTGTTGAGGCCTGCTAATTTATCGACGTTCACAAGAGTGACATTTGATCCGACTTTGTTTTCGGTGTTTCCAGGAATATTAAGTCCGgagaagaaaaaatcatttgCTGAGACCATTGCAGGGTCcttgcaaaattttccattcaCAAACActacacaaagaaagaaaagtttgttaTCATCACAAATAAGACAGTTTCTATAACACTGGACAGTAACGTGCATGACATGTAGGTGGGGGGGGGGAGCCTTCGGGCATAATTTCATTAATGTAAGAacttataataaatttgaaagaacTTGATTGATAATACTACTACTGCTAATAATAATGAGAGTGTTTTATACGTACCACCAGATTTGATG encodes:
- the LOC115992157 gene encoding germin-like protein subfamily 1 member 13, which gives rise to MMKGVSLFVTVAILALASSLASAYDPSPLQDFCVAINDIKSGVFVNGKFCKDPAMVSANDFFFSGLNIPGNTENKVGSNVTLVNVDKLAGLNTLGISLARLDFAPYGLNPPHTHPRGTELLVVIEGTLLVGFVTSNPNKLFTKVLNKGDVFVFPIGLIHFQFNIGKTAALAFAGLSSQNPGVITIANAVFGSVPPINPDVLIKAFQLDKNVVEYLQKAFAPN